From Caldicellulosiruptor hydrothermalis 108, a single genomic window includes:
- a CDS encoding Rpn family recombination-promoting nuclease/putative transposase: MSENLPPKEHDSTFKFLFEEKEDILLLVKDILKYKWAEMIDEDSIELVKTNYLTQDFMQIEADVIAKARLREREVYFYILIENQSTVKRDMQLRILKYMISLWAQEIRKGVEVLPAIIPIVVYNGIDERWNISTNLMEAFDIFRDDIFKYRVVDIIELDMKKFLEKQEDVLGPIVFYLEQVREDKNELVKRLYEIEANLKSLSRRNIDRFLNWAHYIIRPRLAEDLKAEYDKIVARIKEGGAGKMGDFVSNVARLLDETKTKEFNMGIQQGIQQGIQQGIQQGIYRAKVEMAKKLIQKGYSDDEIAELTELEIDEIRKLRKELIP; this comes from the coding sequence TTGAGTGAAAATTTGCCTCCTAAAGAACATGATTCCACATTTAAATTTTTATTTGAAGAGAAAGAGGATATACTTCTTTTAGTAAAAGATATACTAAAGTACAAATGGGCAGAGATGATAGACGAAGATTCAATTGAGTTGGTAAAAACAAACTATTTAACCCAGGATTTTATGCAGATAGAAGCTGATGTCATTGCAAAAGCAAGGTTGAGGGAACGGGAAGTGTATTTTTACATTTTGATAGAGAATCAGTCAACAGTAAAGAGGGATATGCAACTTAGAATATTAAAATACATGATAAGCTTATGGGCACAAGAGATAAGAAAAGGAGTAGAAGTTTTGCCTGCAATTATACCGATAGTTGTTTATAACGGAATTGACGAAAGATGGAATATATCAACAAACTTAATGGAAGCTTTTGATATATTCAGGGATGATATATTTAAATACCGGGTGGTTGATATTATAGAGCTTGATATGAAAAAGTTTTTGGAAAAACAAGAAGATGTACTCGGTCCGATAGTTTTCTATTTAGAGCAGGTAAGAGAAGATAAAAATGAACTTGTGAAGAGGCTATACGAAATAGAAGCAAATTTAAAGAGTTTGAGCAGAAGAAATATTGACCGATTTTTAAACTGGGCACATTATATTATACGGCCAAGACTTGCAGAGGATCTCAAAGCAGAGTATGACAAAATAGTAGCAAGGATAAAAGAAGGAGGTGCAGGTAAAATGGGTGATTTTGTATCCAATGTTGCAAGGCTGCTTGATGAGACAAAGACAAAAGAGTTTAATATGGGAATTCAGCAGGGAATTCAGCAGGGGATTCAGCAAGGGATTCAGCAGGGAATATACAGAGCCAAGGTTGAAATGGCAAAAAAGCTTATTCAAAAAGGCTATAGTGATGATGAAATAGCAGAGCTTACCGAGCTTGAAATTGATGAGATAAGAAAGCTTCGAAAAGAGCTTATTCCTTGA
- a CDS encoding tRNA (adenine-N1)-methyltransferase, whose product MEQSFDTKRVIIGPEGFKKVVDISVPKRVNLPTGYIESDKLAKISPGGSFFANDVEYYVFPCDTFDYVMHFLKRHTQIVYPKDGAYILMRLDIHPGKRVGEAGTGSGAFTLYLSMAVGPEGKVYTYEQREEFYKMAEKNIKNFSKFENVVMHNKSIVEGIEEKDLDAFFLDIREPEEAISAVREALKPAGHLGILVPTTNQVSEILTALQAHRFYVSEVVEIMIRQYKPVPERLRPDDRMIGHTAYMIFARKIL is encoded by the coding sequence ATGGAGCAATCGTTTGATACAAAGAGAGTAATCATTGGTCCAGAAGGGTTTAAAAAGGTTGTTGACATATCAGTGCCAAAAAGAGTTAATCTTCCAACAGGGTATATTGAGTCAGACAAACTTGCAAAAATTTCTCCTGGCGGAAGCTTTTTTGCAAATGATGTTGAGTATTACGTCTTCCCGTGTGACACGTTTGACTATGTTATGCACTTTTTGAAAAGACACACACAGATAGTCTATCCAAAAGACGGAGCATATATTCTGATGAGACTTGACATACACCCTGGAAAAAGAGTTGGTGAAGCTGGGACAGGCTCTGGTGCATTTACGCTTTACCTTTCGATGGCTGTTGGCCCGGAAGGAAAAGTGTATACATATGAGCAAAGAGAAGAGTTTTACAAAATGGCTGAGAAGAATATAAAAAATTTTTCAAAGTTTGAAAATGTAGTTATGCACAACAAGTCAATAGTAGAAGGAATTGAAGAGAAGGATTTGGATGCATTCTTTTTAGATATCAGAGAACCTGAAGAAGCAATTAGCGCTGTGAGAGAGGCTTTAAAACCTGCAGGGCACTTGGGAATACTTGTTCCAACAACAAATCAAGTGTCAGAGATCCTCACAGCCTTGCAAGCACACAGATTTTATGTCTCCGAAGTTGTTGAAATAATGATACGTCAATACAAGCCTGTGCCAGAGCGTCTGCGACCTGATGATAGAATGATAGGTCATACCGCTTACATGATTTTTGCAAGGAAGATTTTGTGA
- a CDS encoding CBS domain-containing protein, producing the protein MLSNIINHDFIKLLPTDTVKYALEQMQKRKKSVAVVVDENDFLKGIIVKADIYRFLSQPGHFETYPVELAMTKAVITADKNDDIKDVAKLLRQHDISAVPVLDNGKVVGLVGLEDIVDYFINM; encoded by the coding sequence ATGCTTTCAAACATCATTAACCATGATTTTATAAAGCTTTTGCCGACTGACACGGTCAAATATGCACTTGAGCAGATGCAAAAAAGAAAAAAGAGCGTGGCAGTTGTTGTTGATGAGAATGACTTCCTCAAAGGAATCATTGTAAAAGCGGATATTTACAGGTTTTTGAGCCAGCCAGGCCATTTTGAAACATACCCTGTTGAGCTTGCCATGACAAAAGCTGTTATTACAGCTGACAAAAATGATGATATTAAAGATGTTGCAAAACTCCTGCGTCAGCATGATATCTCTGCTGTTCCTGTTCTTGACAATGGTAAGGTGGTCGGTCTTGTTGGGCTTGAGGATATAGTTGATTATTTTATAAATATGTAG
- a CDS encoding Mrp/NBP35 family ATP-binding protein produces MRQNTMHPIPKNEFTDVKKMYTIVSGKGGVGKSLVTSLLAVGLRREGFEVGILDADITGPSIPKMFGVSGAKIESDSKAIYPVRTHNDIRIMSMNLLLNKEDAPVIWRGPLIAKTIEQFWTEVGWGVLDYLFIDMPPGTGDVALTVFQSLPIDGIIIVTSPQDLVSLIVKKAYNMAKQMDIPIIGIVENMSYVICPHCGKEFDIFGKSKLEDVAEQLDLRILGRIPIDSELTKLCDKGEIEKARNLYLDSCIEVLKRDVVEG; encoded by the coding sequence TTGAGACAAAATACAATGCACCCAATTCCCAAAAATGAATTTACAGATGTAAAGAAGATGTATACCATTGTCAGCGGCAAGGGTGGAGTAGGAAAAAGCTTGGTTACATCTTTGCTTGCAGTGGGTTTGAGAAGAGAGGGGTTTGAAGTTGGAATCCTTGATGCAGACATTACCGGGCCATCTATCCCAAAGATGTTTGGTGTAAGTGGTGCTAAGATTGAGTCAGACTCAAAGGCAATCTATCCTGTGAGAACTCACAATGATATAAGAATTATGTCAATGAATTTACTTTTGAATAAAGAAGACGCTCCAGTGATTTGGAGAGGACCGCTCATTGCAAAGACAATAGAGCAGTTTTGGACAGAAGTTGGCTGGGGTGTTTTAGATTATCTTTTTATTGACATGCCCCCTGGGACAGGTGATGTTGCACTCACAGTTTTTCAATCTTTGCCAATTGACGGGATCATTATTGTAACATCGCCTCAAGACCTTGTTTCTTTGATAGTCAAAAAAGCTTATAACATGGCAAAGCAAATGGATATACCAATTATAGGTATTGTTGAAAATATGAGTTATGTAATATGTCCTCATTGTGGAAAAGAATTTGATATTTTTGGCAAAAGTAAATTGGAAGATGTGGCTGAGCAGTTGGATTTGAGGATTTTAGGGCGGATTCCAATAGATTCGGAACTGACCAAACTTTGTGATAAGGGCGAAATTGAAAAGGCGAGGAACTTGTACTTGGATTCCTGTATAGAGGTTTTAAAAAGGGACGTTGTAGAAGGATAA
- the tnpA gene encoding IS200/IS605-like element ISCsa5 family transposase codes for MKFDTNKHSVFLLYYHLILVTKYRRDVIDEKISKRLKEIFEYIQPNYNITLVEWNHDKDHVHVLFKATPTTSLSKFINAYKSASSRLIKKEFPEIRQKLWKEYFWSRSYCLLTSGGAPVEVIRKYIESQGEKRKC; via the coding sequence ATGAAATTTGATACTAATAAACATTCAGTATTTCTACTATACTATCATTTGATTTTGGTGACAAAATACAGAAGAGATGTGATAGATGAGAAAATTTCAAAAAGACTAAAAGAAATTTTTGAGTATATTCAACCCAATTACAACATAACCCTGGTTGAGTGGAATCATGATAAAGACCATGTGCATGTTTTGTTCAAGGCAACTCCTACAACATCACTTTCCAAGTTTATAAATGCTTATAAAAGTGCTTCATCAAGGCTTATAAAAAAGGAATTTCCTGAAATTAGGCAAAAACTATGGAAGGAATATTTTTGGTCAAGAAGTTATTGTTTGCTAACAAGCGGTGGTGCACCGGTTGAAGTGATTAGAAAATACATTGAAAGTCAAGGTGAGAAAAGAAAATGTTGA
- a CDS encoding RNA-guided endonuclease TnpB family protein, with protein sequence MLKAYRYQIYPTKAQEEFFEKTFGCCRFVWNKMLEEKLEALKQGKKVPRITPARYKKEYPFLKEVDSLALANVQLEQEKAFKDFLKNSKHFGMPKFKRKKDKQSYTTNNQQTKSGNETIRVDFEKGILYLPKVKSGIKAVFHREFEGKIKSATVVKTKAGRYYVSILVDVQDPRNKRENRNFENEVIKRENFICGIDTGLISFVTIANDTGISKIEYPKYLIKAEKRLRRLHRQLSRKKKGSKNWEKARERLAKEYEYVKNSRDDFLHKLSRTIIDENQVVVVESLNVKGLSKTRLSKHILDSSWSKFLKYLKYKADWYGRKVIEADRRFPSSKMCSRCGYINKELKLKDRVWRCPKCGTVHDRDENAAKNLRNYGIFCISNK encoded by the coding sequence ATGTTGAAAGCATATAGGTATCAAATATATCCAACTAAAGCACAGGAAGAATTCTTTGAAAAGACATTTGGTTGCTGTAGATTTGTATGGAACAAGATGTTAGAAGAAAAACTGGAAGCTTTGAAACAAGGTAAAAAAGTTCCAAGAATAACTCCAGCAAGGTATAAAAAAGAATATCCTTTTCTGAAGGAAGTGGATAGTCTTGCACTTGCAAATGTTCAGCTTGAGCAGGAAAAGGCATTCAAAGACTTCTTAAAAAACTCAAAGCATTTTGGAATGCCAAAGTTTAAGAGGAAAAAAGACAAGCAGTCATACACAACGAATAACCAACAAACTAAGAGCGGAAACGAAACAATTAGGGTAGATTTTGAGAAGGGGATTTTGTATTTACCGAAGGTAAAAAGTGGAATAAAAGCAGTATTTCACAGGGAGTTTGAAGGAAAAATAAAATCAGCAACAGTTGTTAAAACAAAAGCAGGCAGGTATTATGTAAGCATACTTGTAGATGTGCAGGACCCAAGAAATAAGAGGGAAAATCGAAATTTTGAGAATGAGGTAATCAAACGAGAGAATTTCATCTGTGGAATAGATACAGGGCTTATAAGTTTTGTTACAATTGCAAATGATACAGGGATTTCGAAAATTGAATACCCAAAGTATCTGATTAAAGCTGAAAAGAGACTAAGAAGGTTGCACAGACAGTTGTCAAGAAAGAAAAAAGGTTCTAAAAACTGGGAGAAAGCAAGAGAAAGACTTGCAAAGGAATATGAATATGTAAAGAACTCAAGGGATGACTTTTTGCATAAGTTATCGAGGACCATCATAGACGAGAACCAAGTCGTGGTGGTCGAAAGTTTGAACGTAAAGGGACTATCAAAAACAAGATTATCGAAACACATTCTTGATAGTTCATGGTCAAAATTTTTGAAATATCTCAAATACAAGGCAGATTGGTATGGCAGGAAAGTCATAGAGGCAGATAGGAGATTTCCATCTTCGAAAATGTGTAGCAGATGTGGATACATCAACAAAGAGCTAAAGTTGAAAGATAGAGTGTGGAGATGTCCGAAATGCGGAACAGTCCATGATAGAGATGAAAATGCTGCAAAGAACCTGAGAAACTATGGAATTTTTTGTATAAGCAATAAGTAG
- a CDS encoding SLAC1 anion channel family protein: protein MDGSSLITLFVLSQWIDQTHFTIQHYNPSWFIPVVGNILVPVAGVEHADKYFSWFFFSVGIVFWIALFTILFYRIIFHHPIPQKLIPTFFIMIAPPSVGLISYVKLTNSLDAFAKVIYFFAMFLILLLIAQIKKFLSTKFYLSWWAYSFPLAAFSIATFVMLSKTHLSVFKYIFGVSLVVLSFVVIILAGATIANILKKNICIEEE from the coding sequence GTGGATGGTAGTTCACTTATTACTCTTTTTGTTCTTTCACAGTGGATTGATCAAACTCATTTTACTATTCAGCATTACAATCCTTCTTGGTTTATACCAGTTGTTGGCAATATATTAGTACCAGTTGCAGGAGTTGAACATGCAGACAAATATTTTTCATGGTTTTTCTTTAGTGTAGGAATAGTTTTCTGGATTGCGTTGTTTACAATACTATTTTATAGAATAATTTTTCATCATCCTATACCTCAGAAGTTAATTCCTACATTTTTTATAATGATTGCACCACCGAGTGTAGGACTTATTTCTTATGTTAAGTTAACAAATAGTCTTGATGCTTTTGCGAAGGTTATTTATTTCTTTGCAATGTTTTTGATACTTCTTTTGATAGCCCAAATTAAGAAATTCCTTAGCACAAAGTTCTATCTTTCTTGGTGGGCATATTCTTTTCCACTTGCAGCCTTTTCTATAGCAACTTTTGTGATGCTAAGTAAGACCCACTTGAGTGTTTTCAAATATATTTTTGGTGTTTCTTTGGTAGTTTTAAGTTTTGTAGTTATTATATTAGCAGGTGCAACAATTGCGAATATTTTAAAGAAAAACATTTGTATTGAAGAAGAGTAA
- a CDS encoding NifB/NifX family molybdenum-iron cluster-binding protein, producing MKIAVMLIGDKISPHFGGSEKVCIYTVENGAIVNKEYFDMPEHRAGLFAKFIKQKGADVVIAGSIGERARYIFDNLGIRYFIGVLGHPDEAVEKLLKGQLKSNEALANEIHEHEEGLHHHSHGHSHEHHHIS from the coding sequence ATGAAAATAGCAGTTATGCTAATAGGTGACAAAATAAGCCCCCATTTTGGTGGTAGCGAAAAAGTTTGCATATATACAGTTGAAAATGGTGCTATTGTAAATAAAGAATATTTTGACATGCCAGAGCACAGGGCTGGGCTTTTTGCAAAGTTTATAAAACAAAAAGGAGCAGATGTTGTAATTGCAGGCTCAATTGGCGAGAGAGCAAGATATATATTCGATAATCTTGGCATTAGGTATTTCATCGGTGTCTTAGGCCATCCAGATGAAGCAGTTGAAAAGCTATTAAAAGGCCAGCTGAAGTCAAATGAAGCACTTGCAAATGAGATCCATGAGCATGAAGAGGGATTGCATCATCATTCGCATGGACATTCGCATGAACACCATCATATCTCATAG
- a CDS encoding DUF134 domain-containing protein, translating into MPRPIRCRRVEFLPRFNYFSPREGSNDEVLLKVEELEAIRLKDLEGLIQEECAQKMQVSRQTFQLILEEARKKVADALVNGKAIRIEGGNYVFGNCKYTCLNCGKVFESDKDECPECHSSHVVCHRGKGRGHCFRHHGGW; encoded by the coding sequence TTGCCACGACCAATAAGATGCAGAAGAGTAGAGTTTTTGCCAAGGTTTAATTATTTTTCACCACGTGAGGGTTCAAACGATGAGGTTCTGCTGAAGGTTGAAGAGCTTGAAGCAATAAGACTTAAAGACTTAGAAGGACTCATACAGGAAGAATGTGCACAAAAGATGCAAGTTTCCCGCCAGACATTTCAGCTCATATTAGAAGAAGCAAGAAAGAAGGTTGCAGATGCGCTTGTCAACGGCAAAGCTATCAGGATTGAAGGTGGAAACTATGTTTTTGGCAATTGCAAGTATACGTGCTTAAATTGCGGAAAAGTTTTTGAGTCAGACAAGGATGAATGTCCAGAATGCCACTCTTCTCATGTTGTATGTCACAGAGGAAAAGGAAGAGGACACTGCTTCAGGCACCACGGAGGGTGGTGA
- a CDS encoding heavy metal translocating P-type ATPase yields the protein MEKKTLSVTGMTCASCARAIEKSVSKVEGVSNASVNFATEKLIVEFDESKASIEKIKEAVERAGYGVLDDGEENIREVSIPISGMTCASCARAIEKSISKLNGIKELSVNLASEKARVVYDSSQVRLSEIKNAIVKAGYTPLEIEKTSYEDSHQERKQKEINSLFRRFVIASIFAVPLLLIAMAHVVGVPLPEIISPEKHPLNFALVQAILEIPIVIAGYKFYTVGFSRLFKFHPNMDSLIAVGTGAAILYALFAIYQIAMGNYQYVKEMYFETAGVIIALVLLGKYLEAVSKGKASEAIKKLMGLAPKTAVVVQGDNEIVIPIEEVEVGDILLVKPGEKIPVDGEVIEGRSFVDESMLTGESIPVEKTPGSKVIGATINKNGTLKIKATKVGKDTVIAQIIKLVEDAQSSKAPIARLADVISGYFVPVVILIAVISATAWYFVDNSFIFALRIFITVLVIACPCALGLATPTAIMVGTGKGAEHGILIKSGDALETLHKITMVVFDKTGTITEGKPKVTDIIPANGWERERLLQIVASAERLSEHPLGEAIVAAAKEKNLQLFEASQFEAISGHGIEAVVDGQTVLVGNIKLMKDKGIEIDFLLDVEKLSQQAKTPMFVVQNGKFAGIIAVSDVIKQNSRRAIELLHSMGIKVAMITGDNSKTAKAIAKQVGIDRVLAEVLPQDKANEVKKLQGEGKKVAMVGDGINDAPALAQADVGIAIGSGTDVAIESADVVLMKNDILDVVNAILLSKKTIQNIKQNLFWAFFYNTLGIPIAAGVLHIFGGPLLNPIIAALAMVFSSVSVVSNALRLKRFKPVN from the coding sequence GTGGAGAAAAAGACTTTGAGTGTAACAGGTATGACATGTGCTTCGTGTGCAAGGGCAATTGAAAAAAGTGTTAGTAAAGTAGAAGGAGTAAGTAATGCGTCGGTTAACTTTGCCACTGAGAAACTTATTGTTGAGTTTGATGAGAGCAAAGCCAGCATTGAAAAGATCAAAGAAGCTGTGGAAAGAGCCGGCTATGGTGTTTTGGATGACGGTGAAGAAAATATTAGAGAGGTAAGCATTCCCATCTCAGGCATGACTTGTGCTTCATGTGCAAGAGCAATCGAAAAATCAATTTCAAAGCTTAATGGAATAAAAGAGTTAAGTGTTAACCTTGCAAGTGAAAAAGCAAGAGTTGTGTATGATTCATCTCAGGTGAGACTATCTGAAATAAAAAATGCTATAGTAAAGGCAGGGTATACACCACTTGAGATTGAAAAGACATCCTATGAAGATTCGCATCAGGAGCGAAAACAAAAGGAGATAAATAGTCTTTTTAGAAGATTTGTTATTGCAAGCATATTTGCAGTTCCACTTTTATTGATTGCTATGGCACATGTGGTGGGGGTTCCGCTACCAGAGATAATCTCGCCTGAAAAACATCCTTTGAATTTTGCGCTTGTACAAGCGATATTGGAAATTCCAATTGTCATTGCAGGGTATAAGTTCTACACGGTAGGCTTTAGCAGGCTTTTTAAGTTTCACCCAAACATGGACTCATTAATTGCAGTTGGGACAGGGGCTGCCATCTTATATGCTCTTTTTGCTATATACCAAATTGCAATGGGTAACTACCAGTATGTAAAGGAGATGTATTTTGAGACTGCAGGTGTAATTATAGCCCTTGTTTTACTGGGCAAATACTTAGAAGCAGTTTCCAAAGGCAAAGCCTCAGAAGCCATAAAAAAATTAATGGGACTTGCACCAAAAACTGCGGTGGTTGTTCAAGGTGATAATGAAATAGTCATTCCAATAGAAGAAGTTGAAGTAGGCGATATACTCTTAGTAAAGCCCGGGGAAAAGATTCCCGTTGATGGAGAAGTAATTGAAGGTAGAAGCTTTGTGGATGAATCAATGCTGACAGGTGAAAGCATCCCCGTTGAAAAAACACCTGGAAGCAAGGTTATTGGAGCTACAATAAACAAAAATGGTACGCTAAAGATAAAAGCTACAAAGGTCGGCAAGGATACAGTCATTGCGCAGATTATCAAGCTGGTTGAGGATGCTCAAAGCTCTAAAGCACCAATCGCAAGGTTGGCAGATGTAATCTCAGGGTATTTTGTGCCAGTTGTCATTCTCATTGCTGTAATCTCAGCGACTGCATGGTACTTTGTTGACAATTCATTTATTTTCGCTTTGAGAATATTTATTACCGTCTTAGTTATCGCATGCCCGTGTGCTTTGGGTCTTGCAACACCCACTGCTATTATGGTTGGAACAGGAAAAGGCGCAGAACATGGAATTTTGATAAAAAGTGGTGACGCATTAGAAACCTTGCACAAGATCACAATGGTTGTTTTCGACAAAACGGGAACAATCACTGAAGGTAAGCCAAAAGTAACTGACATAATTCCAGCAAATGGGTGGGAAAGAGAAAGGCTGCTACAAATAGTAGCGTCGGCAGAAAGGCTCTCTGAACATCCTTTAGGTGAAGCAATAGTTGCCGCAGCAAAGGAAAAGAATCTGCAGCTTTTTGAAGCAAGTCAGTTTGAAGCAATTTCAGGGCATGGAATAGAGGCAGTGGTAGATGGACAAACAGTTCTTGTTGGGAACATAAAACTCATGAAAGATAAAGGCATTGAGATAGATTTCTTACTTGATGTAGAAAAGCTTTCACAGCAGGCAAAGACGCCTATGTTTGTAGTGCAGAATGGAAAGTTTGCTGGGATCATAGCAGTATCAGATGTGATAAAGCAAAATAGCAGAAGGGCAATTGAACTTTTGCATAGCATGGGTATTAAGGTTGCAATGATTACAGGGGATAATAGCAAAACAGCAAAAGCAATTGCAAAACAGGTTGGAATAGATAGGGTTTTAGCGGAGGTCTTGCCACAGGACAAGGCAAATGAAGTGAAAAAACTTCAGGGAGAAGGTAAAAAGGTTGCGATGGTGGGCGATGGGATCAACGACGCACCAGCTTTAGCTCAAGCTGATGTGGGTATAGCAATTGGGTCTGGAACAGATGTTGCAATAGAGTCTGCTGATGTGGTTCTTATGAAAAATGACATATTGGATGTTGTAAATGCAATACTGCTTAGCAAAAAGACAATACAGAACATCAAACAGAATCTATTCTGGGCATTTTTCTACAACACATTGGGCATTCCGATTGCAGCAGGAGTTTTGCACATATTTGGTGGCCCACTTTTGAATCCAATTATAGCGGCTCTCGCTATGGTGTTTTCTTCAGTCTCTGTGGTTTCAAACGCTCTGAGGCTAAAAAGATTTAAGCCTGTAAATTAA
- a CDS encoding heavy-metal-associated domain-containing protein, translating into MTKKIYIKGMTCDHCVRRVENSLKAIEGVSSVKVDLQGKVATVELSKDVKDEEFVRAIDDAGYEVARIE; encoded by the coding sequence ATGACAAAGAAAATTTATATTAAAGGCATGACTTGCGACCACTGCGTAAGAAGAGTGGAAAACAGCCTAAAAGCCATAGAAGGTGTAAGCTCTGTGAAGGTTGATCTGCAGGGCAAAGTTGCAACTGTTGAGCTAAGTAAAGATGTAAAAGATGAAGAGTTTGTTCGAGCAATTGATGATGCAGGGTATGAGGTTGCGAGGATAGAATAG
- a CDS encoding DUF1646 family protein — protein sequence MVDILLIIILLLVFILPFIFRKIEHNLELFLLVMGILATVVSKTLSFHLLGHVFSNYLLYLVTAVVLVMGFVFNLTVSKLKTAINSILSRIKIEIFVSLVILFLGLISSIITAIVATLILVEIIHLLPLKHQTKVKVAIIGCFSIGFGAALTPVGEPLSTIVVSSLNAEFLYILKNLGMYIVPTIIILSLLSYFILLYERKRGCILPTYEELLTEEEDIVKAEERAILDLEARKDVILRAGKIFMFIVALELLGNGFKPFIDKYVVKLGDKLLFWINVISAALDNATIAAAEITPSLSTGQVKAILLSLLASGGILIQGNIPNIIAANKLEIKSKEWVQLGLPLGLILLLAFYLILFVV from the coding sequence ATGGTTGACATATTGCTGATAATAATCCTGTTGCTTGTTTTCATACTACCGTTTATTTTTCGTAAGATTGAGCACAATTTAGAGCTATTTTTGCTTGTAATGGGTATCTTAGCAACTGTGGTTTCTAAAACTTTATCATTTCACCTTCTGGGACATGTATTTAGCAATTATCTTCTTTATCTTGTTACCGCAGTTGTTCTTGTAATGGGTTTTGTGTTTAACCTCACAGTCAGCAAACTTAAAACTGCAATAAACTCCATTTTGAGCAGAATTAAAATAGAGATTTTTGTATCTCTTGTGATTTTATTTCTTGGGCTTATATCAAGCATCATCACTGCAATTGTTGCCACATTGATACTTGTGGAGATCATTCACCTTCTGCCACTGAAACACCAAACAAAGGTTAAGGTAGCAATAATAGGCTGCTTTTCTATAGGATTTGGTGCAGCATTAACTCCAGTTGGAGAGCCACTTTCAACAATTGTGGTAAGTTCGTTGAATGCCGAATTTTTGTATATACTTAAAAATCTTGGAATGTATATAGTACCCACAATAATCATCTTATCACTTTTAAGCTACTTTATCTTGTTGTATGAAAGAAAAAGAGGGTGTATTCTGCCAACTTATGAAGAGCTTCTCACAGAAGAAGAGGATATCGTGAAAGCTGAAGAAAGAGCTATTTTAGATCTTGAGGCAAGGAAAGATGTGATACTGCGTGCTGGCAAAATTTTTATGTTCATAGTCGCATTGGAACTATTGGGCAATGGTTTTAAGCCTTTCATTGATAAATATGTTGTAAAACTGGGAGATAAACTTCTGTTCTGGATAAACGTAATATCAGCAGCCCTCGACAATGCAACCATTGCAGCTGCTGAGATCACACCAAGCCTTTCAACTGGTCAAGTGAAAGCAATATTACTGAGCCTTCTTGCAAGTGGCGGTATTTTAATTCAAGGCAACATTCCAAACATAATTGCAGCAAATAAATTGGAAATAAAGAGCAAGGAATGGGTACAGCTAGGATTGCCACTGGGACTAATATTGCTCCTTGCATTCTACTTGATCCTCTTTGTAGTTTAA
- the mntA gene encoding type VII toxin-antitoxin system MntA family adenylyltransferase antitoxin yields MLNVDNKLPDLINFFKARDDIVAVWIVGSYGTKYQTENSDIDLAILFSKEISFFDELDLEVQISDILQTDKVDIINLNKAPLTLQFKAISEGREIIKKDPIKVADFEEVVLDLYQDHEYFYRKFHEELKERNHHESQYR; encoded by the coding sequence GTGTTAAATGTAGATAATAAACTTCCTGATCTTATTAATTTCTTCAAAGCGCGAGATGATATAGTAGCTGTCTGGATAGTGGGTTCATATGGTACAAAATATCAAACAGAAAATAGCGATATTGACCTTGCGATTTTATTTTCTAAAGAAATTAGCTTTTTTGATGAACTCGATTTAGAAGTACAGATATCCGATATTCTTCAAACAGACAAGGTGGACATTATAAATCTCAATAAAGCTCCGTTGACTTTACAGTTTAAAGCCATCAGCGAAGGAAGAGAAATAATTAAAAAAGACCCTATTAAAGTAGCAGACTTTGAAGAAGTAGTCCTGGATTTGTATCAAGATCATGAGTACTTTTACAGGAAATTCCATGAAGAATTAAAGGAGAGAAATCATCATGAGTCTCAATATAGATAA
- a CDS encoding type II toxin-antitoxin system RelE family toxin codes for MGTSNKFNIILSKNAYKYLQRLPQNIKKRIATILEEELSQDPFSSSKIKPLHGKLEGFYRYKEGDLRIIYNSLLNKRD; via the coding sequence GTGGGAACCTCCAACAAGTTCAATATAATACTTTCTAAAAATGCATACAAATATCTGCAGAGGCTACCCCAAAATATCAAAAAGAGAATTGCAACTATTTTAGAAGAGGAATTATCACAAGATCCATTTTCTTCCTCTAAAATTAAACCATTACATGGCAAATTAGAAGGTTTTTATAGATACAAAGAAGGTGATTTAAGGATTATATATAATAGCTTGTTGAATAAAAGGGATTAA